In the Leptospira sp. WS4.C2 genome, one interval contains:
- a CDS encoding class I SAM-dependent methyltransferase, with protein sequence MSLFQFLPHKKYPEFYEECHHTGVLRYLPAKTREYGDSYFMEEYMAQYKKSYYEDEPNLRAMAKRRLSVLEGVGAKPQGMSLLEIGSAAGFFLDEARRAGYLTRGLELSPKEVEYAKSQLHLDIDQKSVLSVDVSAWKEGFDVVAAFFVVEHIEEIDGIWERLRSWLRPGGLLYLALPSAFGPSFQTNPKDWFATHPSDHFFDYSVHSLKKLLSILGFEVNYVRPMSYHSYRDLSPRGKLPEWLYRLYANSFAYGDTIELTARKLKH encoded by the coding sequence TTGAGTTTATTCCAATTTCTACCACATAAAAAATACCCTGAATTTTATGAAGAATGTCACCATACAGGTGTTCTTCGCTATCTTCCTGCCAAAACCAGAGAGTATGGGGATAGTTACTTTATGGAAGAATACATGGCTCAATACAAAAAATCCTATTACGAAGATGAACCAAACCTCCGTGCCATGGCAAAACGTAGGCTTTCTGTTTTGGAAGGGGTGGGTGCCAAACCGCAAGGGATGTCGCTTTTAGAAATTGGTTCTGCGGCTGGATTTTTTTTGGACGAGGCGCGGAGGGCCGGATACCTAACTCGTGGCCTCGAACTCTCTCCCAAAGAAGTGGAATATGCAAAATCGCAGTTGCACTTGGATATAGACCAGAAGTCGGTTCTTTCTGTGGATGTGAGTGCGTGGAAAGAGGGCTTTGATGTAGTGGCCGCTTTTTTTGTGGTCGAACATATCGAGGAGATTGATGGGATTTGGGAGAGGCTTCGGTCTTGGTTAAGGCCTGGTGGGTTACTCTATTTGGCCCTTCCTTCCGCTTTTGGGCCTAGTTTTCAAACCAATCCCAAAGACTGGTTTGCGACCCATCCTTCTGACCACTTTTTTGACTACTCCGTCCACTCCTTGAAAAAACTCTTGTCAATCCTTGGCTTCGAGGTGAACTATGTTAGACCAATGTCGTATCACTCCTACCGGGACTTAAGTCCTCGTGGCAAACTCCCCGAATGGCTGTATCGACTGTATGCAAACTCATTTGCTTATGGTGATACCATCGAACTGACCGCCAGAAAATTAAAACACTGA
- a CDS encoding tetratricopeptide repeat protein: MDPIQKNRFRIEEQSSQPSYYQEDPYLRNLGREKETTYESETTTRRPVLSFLFWSVLVFFVLGFLTAAYWWYLEKKKNPEEIAKALSNLPRDKKALDLLVDKPYLPDDSVNPKLAACLNAYHNRYVNRVGTVCEEFLNSPGSDEDKSIALTVLGVMYDEAGRYVNSIERLEKAIQYDSKNYFAFYNLSLAFKHAGKFEEARRAAQRAKEIAPNDYRVSLLQGNLFQEIGDPASAIEAYKEGQSLAPTDVTLTYNLAISYLKQGNMAEAISEFQKVVQTAPNSQTAVLSYGHLGTIFYQREDYDRAEYYFREVIRLKTNDAKSYYNLGLVYLKKKIPEEAAKYFQKALDSNANEPEVYRYIADAFLSMGQTNMAIMSLQKALLLKPSDVDSLFALSELYYKKGELVEAESLFRRIIRLTPGDTYSETAYVNLGIILDEMERYSESITAFEGALSLNPKNQTAYYNLGLAYLHAGKPTMAIESLRKSQALDPNHAPSRLAIADYYLENRFYTEAISEFEEAIAWKPELYEARLKLADVYIQTKNYLAAEKVLVYVLENSKDPKEIKLAHRKLALSYASSGNSGLSKRAKEEAFRATHMDPEDMESRLVLSKILIDSGSLVDREKAIEELTVITRSDVTPSVSSKAHNYLGVCFFKNGEFKKALSSFQTAIDLNPSLSEAYENKRAARAQYEKSLESKKRTYF; encoded by the coding sequence ATGGATCCCATCCAAAAAAACCGGTTTCGTATAGAGGAACAATCCTCACAGCCAAGTTATTACCAGGAAGATCCATACTTACGGAACCTGGGTCGTGAAAAAGAAACAACTTATGAATCTGAGACCACGACCCGCCGTCCGGTTTTGTCTTTTCTATTTTGGAGTGTACTCGTTTTCTTTGTCCTTGGATTTTTAACCGCCGCCTACTGGTGGTATCTAGAGAAAAAAAAGAATCCAGAAGAAATCGCAAAAGCACTCAGTAACCTTCCTCGTGATAAAAAAGCTCTCGACCTACTTGTTGATAAACCATACCTTCCTGATGATTCAGTCAATCCAAAGCTCGCAGCATGTCTCAATGCCTACCACAATCGGTATGTGAACCGAGTGGGAACAGTTTGTGAAGAATTCCTCAATTCACCTGGCTCCGATGAAGACAAATCGATCGCCTTAACTGTACTTGGTGTGATGTATGATGAAGCCGGTCGTTATGTGAACTCCATCGAACGATTGGAAAAAGCCATCCAATACGATTCCAAAAACTATTTTGCTTTTTACAATTTATCACTCGCTTTCAAACATGCAGGCAAGTTTGAAGAAGCAAGGCGTGCCGCCCAGAGAGCCAAAGAAATTGCCCCGAATGACTACCGAGTTTCTCTTTTGCAAGGGAATTTATTCCAAGAGATTGGAGATCCGGCTAGTGCGATCGAAGCATATAAAGAAGGGCAGTCGCTTGCCCCAACCGATGTTACCCTGACTTACAACTTAGCCATCAGTTATTTAAAACAAGGAAATATGGCTGAGGCCATTTCTGAGTTCCAGAAGGTAGTGCAGACCGCACCCAATTCCCAAACGGCTGTTTTGTCCTATGGACATCTCGGAACCATCTTCTACCAAAGAGAAGACTATGACCGGGCCGAGTATTACTTCCGGGAAGTGATTCGTCTCAAAACAAACGATGCCAAGTCCTACTATAACTTAGGTTTGGTGTATTTAAAGAAAAAAATTCCTGAGGAAGCGGCCAAATACTTCCAAAAGGCCCTGGATTCCAATGCCAATGAACCAGAAGTGTACCGCTACATTGCCGATGCCTTCCTATCTATGGGCCAAACCAATATGGCCATCATGTCCTTACAAAAAGCTTTGTTACTGAAACCCTCGGACGTGGACTCGCTCTTTGCATTATCAGAACTCTATTATAAAAAAGGGGAACTGGTCGAGGCAGAAAGTTTGTTTCGTCGGATCATCCGCCTAACACCGGGAGATACGTATTCAGAAACGGCTTATGTGAATCTCGGAATCATTTTAGATGAAATGGAAAGGTATTCCGAAAGTATTACGGCTTTTGAAGGGGCCCTTTCCTTAAATCCCAAAAACCAAACGGCCTATTACAATTTAGGACTTGCTTATTTACATGCAGGGAAACCAACCATGGCGATTGAGTCGCTTCGTAAATCGCAGGCCCTGGATCCGAACCACGCTCCGTCAAGGCTTGCCATTGCGGATTACTATTTGGAAAATCGTTTTTATACAGAAGCCATTTCTGAATTTGAAGAGGCCATTGCCTGGAAACCAGAACTCTATGAAGCAAGGCTGAAACTAGCCGATGTCTACATCCAAACCAAAAACTATCTGGCCGCAGAAAAGGTGTTAGTCTATGTTTTGGAAAATTCCAAAGATCCCAAAGAAATCAAACTGGCACATCGGAAACTTGCCTTAAGTTACGCCAGTAGTGGAAACTCTGGGCTTTCCAAACGAGCGAAAGAAGAAGCATTTCGTGCCACCCATATGGATCCAGAAGATATGGAATCAAGGCTTGTCCTTTCCAAAATTCTCATTGATTCGGGTTCCCTTGTCGACCGGGAAAAGGCCATCGAAGAACTAACAGTCATTACTCGTTCTGATGTCACCCCGAGTGTTTCTTCCAAAGCCCATAACTATTTGGGAGTTTGTTTTTTCAAAAATGGGGAATTTAAAAAAGCACTTTCTAGTTTCCAAACGGCCATTGATCTAAACCCAAGTCTATCGGAAGCCTATGAAAATAAAAGGGCCGCAAGGGCGCAGTATGAGAAATCTCTCGAATCCAAAAAGAGAACTTATTTTTGA
- the nusB gene encoding transcription antitermination factor NusB, whose translation MSSRHRGRSLALMCLYQIDLVGTDPDRAMKFDWYDKKITREEKDYAVFLVKGVVENRKNIDTLIKKYSENWELSRISVVNRCILRLSILSLQKEPFLAAPVVINEAVELTKEFETEESAQFINGLLDAFYKKEILANKTQ comes from the coding sequence ATGAGTTCTAGACACCGCGGGCGGAGTCTTGCCCTGATGTGCCTCTACCAAATTGACCTGGTAGGAACCGATCCGGATCGGGCGATGAAATTCGATTGGTACGACAAAAAAATCACTAGAGAAGAAAAGGATTATGCTGTCTTTCTTGTGAAAGGAGTGGTCGAAAATCGAAAAAACATCGATACTCTAATCAAGAAGTATTCGGAGAATTGGGAACTTTCGCGTATTTCCGTTGTCAACCGTTGTATTTTGCGTTTATCGATTCTTAGTTTGCAAAAGGAACCTTTCCTTGCCGCCCCCGTTGTCATCAATGAGGCAGTGGAGCTCACGAAAGAATTTGAAACGGAAGAATCAGCTCAGTTTATCAACGGACTGTTAGACGCCTTCTATAAGAAGGAGATCTTAGCGAACAAAACCCAGTAA
- the ribH gene encoding 6,7-dimethyl-8-ribityllumazine synthase, with amino-acid sequence MTAQLEGTRIGNGQKHCVIVSKFNEFITESLLKGAKDAYRQHGILDSDVTVIYVPGAFELPQTVKRVLGSKKYQFSAIVCLGAVIRGATSHYDLVSGEAAKVGSVADGTVPVIFGVITTESIEQAIERAGTKAGNKGYEAATTAIEMANLFKEIG; translated from the coding sequence ATGACAGCTCAATTGGAAGGCACACGAATTGGAAACGGACAAAAACACTGTGTCATCGTTTCGAAGTTCAATGAATTTATCACCGAATCCCTACTGAAAGGGGCAAAAGATGCTTATAGACAACATGGGATTCTTGATAGCGATGTCACTGTGATCTATGTTCCTGGTGCGTTTGAGCTCCCGCAAACCGTAAAACGTGTCCTCGGGTCCAAAAAATACCAATTCTCTGCGATTGTTTGCCTAGGTGCTGTGATTCGCGGAGCCACTTCCCATTATGATTTGGTTTCTGGGGAAGCCGCCAAAGTAGGATCAGTCGCCGATGGAACGGTTCCTGTGATTTTTGGTGTCATCACCACAGAATCGATTGAACAAGCCATTGAAAGAGCCGGAACCAAGGCTGGAAACAAAGGATACGAAGCCGCCACCACTGCCATCGAAATGGCCAATCTTTTCAAAGAGATCGGATGA
- a CDS encoding SET domain-containing protein produces the protein MKKKKSVKKVKKRKPVVYTESDFIVKPSSVPNIGMGLFTKQTLYKGDTVGYYMGKIITDEQAESNKYVDSKYLLWICKDWWIYGEGRESNYTRYINHSSKPNAELVTSVRWKTARFKVLKTIPEGGEIFFDYGKDYWDNVDFKPK, from the coding sequence ATGAAGAAAAAGAAATCCGTAAAGAAGGTCAAAAAAAGAAAACCGGTAGTGTATACCGAGAGTGACTTTATTGTGAAACCTTCCTCTGTTCCCAATATCGGAATGGGACTATTCACCAAACAAACATTATACAAGGGAGATACCGTTGGTTATTACATGGGTAAAATCATTACCGATGAACAAGCGGAATCAAACAAATACGTAGATTCAAAATACCTACTTTGGATTTGTAAAGACTGGTGGATTTACGGGGAAGGTCGAGAGTCCAATTACACCCGTTACATCAACCACTCATCAAAACCGAACGCAGAACTTGTCACTTCTGTGAGGTGGAAAACGGCTAGGTTCAAAGTATTAAAAACGATCCCCGAAGGCGGAGAAATTTTCTTTGATTATGGAAAGGATTATTGGGACAACGTTGACTTCAAACCGAAGTGA
- a CDS encoding glycoside hydrolase family 57 protein has product MNHFVKGHLVFVLHAHLPFVRHPGYTTPFIEENWLNEAILETYIPLVRVFRNLKKESVPFRITMSFTPTLSLMLTDAYLQNGFRKYLKNLISLAKHETKRTTYDPHLNYLSKLYLEHFLDTESIFEESNGDLTKAFLPFVESGELEVMTSPATHAFLPFYDSEPSIFRSQLKNGRRTFRRIWGRDPKGIWLSECGYTQKLEEELDREGFRYFFVDTHGITHGSPRPKFGVYAPVEVGHGVFAFGRDPESSKQVWSSIDGYPGDFRYREYYRDIGHDLPWEEISPYLHSNGVRINTSIKYFRITGKTSDKGYYHPDWAMEAAGNHAEDFLRNRIRQAEHLFETNKQPAVIVSPYDAELYGHWWYEGPQFIEFLFKKIHFNQNTIKLSHPMEAARSLPRVQSVEMKMSSWGENGYGEVWLNPTNDWIYPLIHSLSIRMHKRTHEFGAGTELQKRILKQMGRELLLLQSSDWAFIMKTGTMVDYAVRRTNVHTNLFLALEEMLAGPVDEEVLLAAEAENNAFPDLRIEDFQ; this is encoded by the coding sequence ATGAATCATTTTGTGAAAGGGCATTTGGTATTTGTTTTGCATGCCCACCTACCATTCGTTAGACACCCAGGTTATACTACACCCTTTATCGAAGAAAATTGGTTAAACGAGGCCATCCTCGAAACCTATATACCCCTTGTCCGAGTTTTTCGGAATTTAAAAAAAGAATCGGTGCCCTTTCGGATCACCATGTCTTTTACACCTACACTTTCTTTGATGTTGACAGATGCCTATTTGCAAAATGGATTTCGTAAGTATTTAAAAAATCTCATCAGTCTGGCAAAACATGAAACCAAACGCACTACATACGATCCTCACTTAAACTATTTATCAAAACTGTATTTAGAACATTTTTTAGATACGGAATCCATATTCGAGGAATCAAATGGTGACTTAACCAAGGCTTTTTTGCCCTTTGTCGAATCGGGTGAATTGGAAGTGATGACAAGCCCGGCCACTCATGCCTTCCTTCCGTTTTATGATTCCGAACCCTCTATTTTTCGCTCCCAACTAAAAAATGGCCGAAGGACCTTTCGCAGGATTTGGGGGCGTGACCCCAAAGGGATTTGGCTTTCGGAATGTGGATACACTCAAAAATTAGAAGAGGAATTAGACCGAGAGGGGTTTCGGTATTTCTTTGTCGACACACATGGAATCACACATGGAAGTCCAAGGCCTAAGTTCGGAGTTTATGCTCCGGTAGAAGTGGGGCACGGTGTTTTTGCTTTCGGTCGGGATCCAGAAAGTAGCAAACAAGTTTGGAGCTCCATCGATGGATATCCAGGCGACTTTCGATACAGAGAATACTACCGCGACATCGGACATGATCTTCCTTGGGAAGAAATCTCGCCTTACTTACATTCCAACGGAGTAAGAATCAATACCAGTATCAAATACTTTCGGATCACAGGAAAAACTTCTGACAAAGGATACTACCATCCAGACTGGGCCATGGAAGCTGCCGGAAACCATGCCGAAGATTTTTTACGAAACCGCATCCGCCAAGCGGAGCATCTGTTTGAAACAAACAAACAACCAGCAGTGATTGTATCTCCTTATGATGCCGAGTTGTATGGGCACTGGTGGTATGAAGGTCCGCAGTTTATCGAATTTTTATTTAAAAAAATCCACTTCAACCAAAACACAATCAAACTTTCTCATCCCATGGAAGCCGCTCGTTCTCTCCCAAGAGTCCAGTCTGTCGAGATGAAGATGAGTAGTTGGGGAGAAAATGGGTATGGGGAAGTATGGCTGAATCCAACGAACGATTGGATCTATCCTCTCATCCATTCCTTAAGCATTCGGATGCACAAAAGGACTCATGAATTTGGGGCGGGAACGGAATTACAAAAACGGATTCTAAAACAAATGGGCCGCGAGCTTCTTCTTTTGCAAAGTAGTGACTGGGCTTTTATCATGAAAACAGGGACTATGGTGGATTATGCGGTCAGGCGCACCAATGTGCATACCAATCTCTTTTTGGCTTTGGAGGAGATGCTTGCAGGTCCCGTGGATGAGGAAGTACTTTTGGCTGCCGAGGCGGAAAACAATGCCTTTCCGGACCTTCGCATCGAAGATTTCCAATAG
- the raiA gene encoding ribosome-associated translation inhibitor RaiA, with translation MKINYTWKHLDRSEAAEKYADEKLERVTKFVQKIVSCEVSFESIHGEISSNMKLHADGNNFNAHNQDKDVYVCIDGLEDKILSQVSKHHDKKSQH, from the coding sequence ATGAAAATCAATTATACCTGGAAACACTTAGACCGCTCCGAAGCCGCAGAGAAATATGCGGATGAAAAACTAGAACGAGTTACAAAATTCGTTCAAAAAATCGTATCCTGCGAAGTATCATTTGAATCCATTCATGGGGAAATCAGCTCTAACATGAAGTTACACGCCGATGGCAATAATTTCAATGCACACAACCAAGACAAAGATGTTTATGTTTGTATCGATGGATTGGAAGACAAAATCCTAAGCCAAGTCAGCAAACACCACGATAAAAAAAGCCAACACTAA
- a CDS encoding RNA polymerase sigma factor gives MPRPLEGKNMTLREKEKILLQKIKAGDPTAYMTLVSPFRERLFRKAVSMVKDGDDAEDIVQDALISGYKSIQNFRAEAGVYTWLYRIVVNKSKDLLAKKKRGREKPMDDSGDNQFVDSRVGYEKKLELSEESRYLMDKIALLEDSYKQVLELRYFENLSYNEIAEIMECNVGTVKSRLFKAKEFLKHLIQKDDKGEGFFEK, from the coding sequence ATGCCACGCCCCCTAGAAGGCAAAAATATGACCCTGCGGGAGAAGGAAAAAATCCTCCTCCAAAAAATCAAAGCAGGGGATCCTACTGCCTATATGACCTTAGTGTCTCCATTCCGGGAACGATTGTTCCGTAAGGCTGTTTCCATGGTAAAAGATGGAGACGATGCGGAAGACATTGTCCAAGACGCTCTTATTTCCGGTTATAAATCCATCCAAAACTTCCGTGCTGAGGCCGGGGTTTATACCTGGCTCTACCGCATTGTGGTGAATAAGTCGAAAGATTTACTCGCCAAGAAGAAACGGGGTAGGGAAAAACCCATGGATGACTCAGGAGATAACCAATTTGTGGATTCTCGTGTCGGATATGAAAAAAAATTGGAACTTTCTGAAGAGTCTCGTTATCTAATGGATAAGATCGCACTCTTAGAAGATTCCTACAAACAGGTTTTGGAACTTCGTTATTTCGAAAATCTTTCGTATAACGAAATTGCTGAGATTATGGAATGTAATGTAGGAACGGTTAAGAGTCGTCTCTTCAAGGCCAAGGAGTTTTTGAAGCACCTCATCCAGAAAGACGATAAAGGAGAAGGGTTCTTTGAAAAATAA
- the mutL gene encoding DNA mismatch repair endonuclease MutL: MGIIHSLSADLINQIAAGEVIESTHSILKELIENSIDAGATKIEIATDSAGFGRILVSDNGHGIQKEDLPLAIKRYATSKIQDFHDLEHLFTFGFRGEALASIASVSRMVLESGTSGNRTAYRVTVEEGKVVEEIEIPFFEGTKIEIKDLFYNTPVRRKFLKTETGEEKKNRARVQTMAVSEPNIGFRYLQNGKEVLNVVPEDGFERVLSVYGENLRNHLLPIHSNRNGMTLRGWISHPDFYKSSRTGQFFFVNNRSVELKFSAQILKRCYGELLPGGAFPYAYLFFDLPREFVDVNVHPQKKEVRFLSEETITGILFQGITEVLRTSTPVEFLEMRRRLSMPIPYGREGETSGMGNRYGGPGFGFGQGSQFGNRQTDGESLIGPSSIEGREGFSLDGIGAGANLHLLGENLTKHNLFVPKKHYGVLFETFILAEAEDGLYIIDQHTAHERIRYEEVLRDLKTKAYKSQSLLTPIRLELTREEAEEMLEEKDKFLELGIGLEPFSGGTVLIREVPSYIDPGKETETILDLWERFKQKDPEERELYDEMAKCVACRSAIKKGDQVSDPIIGELLQRLSYCENPSLCPHGRPTLIKLTRKDLETMFHRI, encoded by the coding sequence ATGGGCATCATTCATTCACTTTCGGCGGACCTAATCAACCAAATTGCCGCCGGAGAGGTGATTGAATCCACTCACTCCATTCTCAAGGAACTCATCGAAAACTCCATCGATGCGGGTGCCACAAAAATTGAAATCGCTACAGACTCTGCCGGGTTTGGTAGGATCCTTGTATCCGACAACGGACATGGAATCCAAAAAGAGGATTTGCCTCTTGCCATCAAACGCTATGCCACTTCTAAAATCCAAGACTTCCATGACTTAGAACATCTATTTACCTTTGGGTTTCGGGGAGAAGCTCTTGCATCGATTGCCTCTGTTTCTCGGATGGTTTTGGAATCAGGAACCTCCGGTAACAGGACCGCTTATCGTGTGACCGTAGAAGAAGGAAAAGTTGTAGAAGAAATAGAGATTCCTTTTTTTGAAGGAACCAAAATTGAAATCAAAGATTTGTTTTATAATACGCCCGTTAGGCGGAAATTCTTAAAAACAGAAACTGGGGAAGAGAAAAAAAATAGGGCTCGTGTGCAAACGATGGCTGTGTCGGAACCAAATATTGGGTTTCGGTATTTGCAAAATGGAAAGGAAGTTTTAAACGTAGTTCCCGAAGACGGATTCGAACGTGTGTTATCGGTGTACGGTGAAAATTTACGAAACCATCTTTTGCCTATCCATTCCAATCGGAATGGAATGACTCTTCGGGGATGGATCTCTCATCCTGATTTTTATAAATCTTCTCGCACGGGACAATTTTTCTTTGTCAACAACCGTTCGGTGGAACTGAAGTTCTCCGCACAAATTTTAAAACGTTGTTATGGGGAACTTCTTCCGGGCGGGGCTTTTCCTTATGCGTATCTATTTTTTGACCTCCCTCGCGAGTTTGTGGATGTGAATGTCCACCCCCAAAAAAAGGAAGTTCGGTTTTTATCCGAAGAGACCATCACGGGAATTCTTTTCCAAGGAATCACAGAAGTGTTACGAACTTCTACCCCTGTGGAATTTTTGGAAATGCGCCGAAGGCTTTCTATGCCCATTCCTTACGGCCGAGAAGGGGAAACTTCGGGAATGGGGAACCGGTATGGTGGTCCAGGTTTTGGGTTTGGGCAGGGGAGTCAGTTCGGAAACAGGCAAACCGATGGGGAATCTCTCATTGGCCCGAGTTCCATTGAAGGAAGGGAAGGATTTTCTCTCGATGGGATCGGTGCCGGAGCCAACTTGCATCTATTAGGTGAAAATCTCACCAAACACAATCTTTTTGTTCCTAAAAAACACTATGGTGTGTTATTTGAAACCTTTATCCTCGCAGAAGCCGAAGATGGACTCTATATCATAGACCAACATACTGCCCACGAAAGGATTCGATACGAGGAAGTCCTTCGGGATCTAAAAACCAAAGCCTATAAATCCCAAAGCCTTCTCACTCCCATTCGGTTAGAACTGACAAGGGAAGAAGCAGAAGAGATGTTAGAAGAAAAAGATAAGTTTCTGGAACTGGGAATTGGCCTCGAACCATTTTCTGGTGGGACCGTTCTCATCCGCGAAGTGCCATCGTACATTGATCCCGGCAAAGAAACGGAAACCATTTTGGATTTATGGGAGAGGTTCAAACAAAAAGACCCGGAAGAAAGAGAACTTTATGATGAAATGGCCAAATGTGTGGCTTGCCGCTCGGCCATCAAAAAGGGAGACCAGGTTTCCGATCCCATCATTGGGGAGCTCTTACAAAGGCTTTCTTACTGTGAAAATCCTTCCCTATGCCCTCACGGAAGACCGACTCTCATCAAACTCACAAGAAAAGACCTAGAAACTATGTTTCATAGGATCTAG
- a CDS encoding Fur family transcriptional regulator — protein MKALTKHRELIFNDLRERKDHPTAKMVFESVRGKADKISFATVYNSLEYLVEHKMVNKLNIESDSVRYDAFLDDHSHLLCTECGKVLDVPPLKLSADTDWQGLGFQVKHVDIVVTGTCSSCHSL, from the coding sequence ATGAAAGCACTCACCAAACATAGAGAATTAATTTTTAATGACCTAAGAGAAAGAAAAGACCACCCGACAGCGAAGATGGTCTTTGAATCGGTTCGAGGAAAAGCGGACAAAATCAGTTTTGCCACGGTCTACAATTCCTTGGAATACTTGGTCGAACACAAGATGGTAAACAAACTGAATATCGAATCGGACTCGGTTCGTTATGATGCCTTTTTGGATGACCATTCCCATCTGCTCTGCACAGAGTGCGGAAAGGTTTTGGATGTTCCCCCTTTAAAACTCAGTGCAGACACAGACTGGCAGGGTCTCGGTTTCCAAGTCAAACATGTGGACATCGTCGTGACAGGAACCTGTTCTTCTTGTCATTCTTTGTAA
- a CDS encoding flavin reductase family protein, whose product MPASIDKFKSSLSLWASGVCVITYASSQKKGGVTVSSFSSVSLEPPLVSFCLAKDSSAKEPIQDSGNFVVNILSSEQKQISADFASGSLDKAVVLEGLKPETLSTGAPVLRDSLASLDCKVDRIIEAGDHWILIGLVEAVATKEGFPLLYFNRNYRELV is encoded by the coding sequence ATGCCCGCATCCATAGACAAGTTTAAATCCTCCCTCTCCCTTTGGGCGAGTGGAGTTTGTGTGATTACTTATGCGTCTTCTCAAAAAAAAGGAGGAGTCACTGTTTCTAGTTTTTCTTCTGTTTCCTTAGAACCGCCGTTAGTTTCATTCTGTTTGGCCAAAGACTCTAGTGCCAAAGAACCCATCCAAGATTCGGGAAACTTCGTTGTGAATATTCTTTCTTCCGAACAAAAACAAATTTCCGCTGATTTTGCTTCTGGTTCCCTGGACAAAGCGGTTGTTTTGGAAGGATTAAAACCAGAAACACTCTCCACCGGAGCCCCCGTTTTACGGGACTCTTTGGCTTCCCTCGACTGTAAAGTCGATCGAATCATTGAAGCGGGAGACCATTGGATCTTGATTGGTCTTGTGGAAGCAGTGGCTACTAAGGAAGGTTTCCCCCTCCTCTACTTCAATCGCAATTATAGGGAACTCGTTTAA